The window GCTTTGCCAGGGGCAAAGAGAATCTTAGCATTCATAAATACTTCTACTGCTTCAGGGGTGCAAGGCATGTTTGCAGCTTCGCACACGCAGGTTACGCCGTTTGCGATAAGAGCTTTAGCGTCTTCTACGTGCAATTCGTTCTGAGTAGCGCAAGGAATAGCCACGTCCACTTTCTGTTCCCAAGGGCGTTTTCCGGCAAAGAATTTTGCGCCGGGGAACTTGTCGGCAAAGTCGCTCACACGGTCGTTATTGGAAGCGCGCAATTCCAGCATATAGTCGATCTTTTCTTCGTTGAGGCCAGCTTCATCATAGATGTATCCGTCAGGTCCGGAGATGGTTACAACCTTTCCACCCAGTTCGGTAATCTTGCGGCAAGCGCCCCAGGCAACGTTTCCAAAACCAGAGATGGCTACTCTCTTTCCTTCGAAAGTGAGGCCCTTGGTCTTCAGCATTTCCTGAGCGAAATAAACCACGCCAAAGCCAGTGGCTTCAGGACGTACTAAGCTGCCGCCCCAAGTTCTGCCTTTACCGGTAAGAACTCCGGTAAATTCGTTGCTGAGTTTCTTGTACATGCCAAACATGTATCCGATTTCACGTGCACCCACACCGATATCTCCAGCAGGAACGTCCAGATCGGCACCAATGTGGCGGAAAAGCTCGGCCATGAAGGATTGGCAGAAACGCATGATTTCGGCATCTGAACGACCCCGGGCATCAAAATCGCTACCGCCCTTACCACCGCCCATAGGCAGAGTAGTAAGACTGTTTTTGAAGATCTGTTCAAAGCCCAAGAACTTCAGGATGGAAAGGTTTACACTGGGGTGAAAACGCAGACCGCCCTTGTAGGGTCCGATTGCGCTGTTAAACTGTACACGATAACCGCGGTTTACATGTACTTCGCCCTTGTCATCCATCCAGGGAACGCGGAAAATAATGGTGCGTTCGGGTTCCACGATGCGTTCGAGGATGTTGTTTTTTACAAAGCGGGGGTTGCTTTCATACACGTCCCAGATTGTCTCTACAACTTCTTTGACTGCCTGAAGAAATTCTGGTTCACCCGGATTCTTCGCTGCGACTTTAGCCATGAATTCGTTAAAGGTCATTTGGATTCCTCCATGTTTATTTTGTTTTTTTCCAATTTATATTCATGCTCTTTTATGTCAAGTAATTCCGGAATCAAAGAAATCTCACAGATTGCTTTATGTGCTGCTTTAACAAGTTGAGCGTGTTTTTTTGTTAGTTCAGAAGTTCTTAGTTCGATAGATCATTGTTCAAATTTATGGTGCTGCAGTGCTACAGATGAACTTGGACAATACGATTGTTACTCATTAGACCTTTCGTAACTTATTGT is drawn from Candidatus Cloacimonadota bacterium and contains these coding sequences:
- the gdhA gene encoding NADP-specific glutamate dehydrogenase — encoded protein: MTFNEFMAKVAAKNPGEPEFLQAVKEVVETIWDVYESNPRFVKNNILERIVEPERTIIFRVPWMDDKGEVHVNRGYRVQFNSAIGPYKGGLRFHPSVNLSILKFLGFEQIFKNSLTTLPMGGGKGGSDFDARGRSDAEIMRFCQSFMAELFRHIGADLDVPAGDIGVGAREIGYMFGMYKKLSNEFTGVLTGKGRTWGGSLVRPEATGFGVVYFAQEMLKTKGLTFEGKRVAISGFGNVAWGACRKITELGGKVVTISGPDGYIYDEAGLNEEKIDYMLELRASNNDRVSDFADKFPGAKFFAGKRPWEQKVDVAIPCATQNELHVEDAKALIANGVTCVCEAANMPCTPEAVEVFMNAKILFAPGKAANAGGVATSGLEMTQNSIRMSWSAPEVDEKLHGIMCNIHEACRENGTQADGWVNYVKGANIAGFLKVATAMCDQGLV